One Primulina tabacum isolate GXHZ01 chromosome 10, ASM2559414v2, whole genome shotgun sequence DNA segment encodes these proteins:
- the LOC142505341 gene encoding putative glutamate carboxypeptidase AMP1 isoform X1, with the protein MLIEGKTSCSFLFASTLILLTLYTTLYHQLRRLPSAATAPVSDRNTLHYRDAFTSAANNETVAAYLRDLTLHPHLAGTPLSLSTALYVYTHFQSHGLTTRFVNFSSLLSYPKHASLTAHFVDGTILSVSLEEPSVPQNGAMRPYHAYSPSGSAYGEAVFLNYGREQDYSELALLGVEVKDCVGILRRGGEMSRYEAVENAAAHGLAAVLMYTEGGDDRYREGVERGTVMNGLGDPLSPGWAGVEGGEKLGLKDPKVMEKFPGIPSLPVSEAAAESILISLEEAKVPYEWRKIFKSGGSTSTKVGPGPIMLNLTYEGEQKMTNIHNVFAVIRGTEEPDRFVLLGNHRDAWTYGAVDPNSGTAALLDIARRYALLMHSGWNPRRTIVLCSWDAEEFGMVGSTEWVEQNYANLGSKAVAYFNVDCAVQGSGLFVSATPQLDDLLVEVMKKIKDPDSENAFLYEQWMAANKGVNIQRLSRVDSDFAPFLQHVGIPSVDLYFGSDFPVYHTAFDSYSWMANFGDPSFQRHVAVAGVWGLVTLHLADDPILPFNYVSYATELLEYENVLNNLLEGNVSSQPIAAAIEEFAHAAADSEGEAKKLRGDQSLDDFSILRRRILNDRLMLAERGFTDSEGLTGRQWFKHLVYGPRGDPESKISFFPGIADAISPRTKEEKREAILRHEIWRVARAIQRAAYTLRGELT; encoded by the exons ATGCTAATCGAAGGGAAAACCTCATGCTCTTTCCTCTTCGCCTCTACGCTCATCTTGCTCACCCTCTACACCACCTTATACCACCAGCTCCGCCGCCTTCCCTCTGCCGCAACTGCCCCTGTGAGTGACCGGAACACTCTCCACTACCGGGACGCATTTACTTCTGCCGCCAACAATGAAACCGTCGCCGCCTACCTCCGGGACCTCACCCTCCACCCCCACCTAGCAGGGACTCCTCTGTCCCTCTCCACCGCGCTTTACGTCTACACCCACTTCCAATCCCATGGCCTCACCACTCGTTTCGTCAACTTCTCCTCCCTCCTGTCATATCCTAAGCACGCGTCCCTCACCGCTCACTTTGTCGATGGAACCATTCTGTCTGTCTCTCTGGAAGAGCCTAGTGTCCCCCAAAATGGAGCTATGAGGCCGTACCACGCCTACTCCCCCTCCGGTTCAGCTTATGGTGAGGCTGTTTTCCTCAACTACGGCCGGGAGCAGGACTACAGCGAGCTAGCTTTGCTCGGGGTGGAGGTTAAGGACTGCGTGGGGATTTTACGCCGGGGTGGAGAGATGTCGAGGTATGAGGCTGTGGAGAATGCGGCGGCGCACGGGTTGGCAGCGGTGCTGATGTACACCGAGGGTGGTGATGATAGGTATAGAGAAGGGGTGGAGAGGGGGACTGTTATGAATGGGTTGGGGGACCCACTTAGCCCCGGGTGGGCCGGAGTTGAAGGTGGTGAGAAACTTGGCTTAAAGGATCCGAAGGTGATGGAGAAATTTCCGGGAATCCCTTCACTACCGGTGTCGGAGGCTGCGGCGGAGAGTATATTAATATCATTGGAGGAGGCTAAAGTGCCGTATGAGTGGAGGAAGATTTTCAAGAGTGGCGGTAGCACAAGTACTAAGGTGGGACCCGGCCCGATTATGCTCAATTTGACGTATGAG GGTGAACAAAAGATGACAAACATCCATAATGTTTTTGCAGTAATAAGGGGTACAGAAGAGCCAGATCGTTTTGTGCTTCTTGGAAACCATAGAGATGCATGGACTTATGGTGCTGTCGACCCAAATAGCGGAACAGCTGCTCTACTTGACATTGCCCGTCGATATGCTCTTCTTATGCATTCAGGTTGGAATCCTAGGAGAACAATCGTTCTTTGCAGCTGGGATGCAGAAGAGTTTGGAATG GTAGGATCAACTGAGTGGGTTGAACAAAACTATGCAAATCTTGGTTCAAAAGCAGTGgcttattttaatgttgactgtGCGGTTCAAGGGTCTGGTTTATTTGTTAGTGCAACTCCTCAGCTAGATGATCTTCTTGTCGAGGTTATGAAGAAG ATTAAGGATCCTGACTCAGAGAATGCATTTTTATATGAACAATGGATGGCTGCCAACAAAGGCGTCAAC ATTCAGAGACTGAGCAGAGTTGATTCAGATTTTGCTCCATTTTTGCAACACGTGGGGATTCCTTCAGTTGATTTATACTTCGGAAGTG ATTTTCCTGTCTATCACACAGCTTTTGACTCCTATAGTTGGATGGCGAACTTTGGGGATCCCTCATTTCAACGGCACGTAGCAG TGGCAGGAGTGTGGGGCCTAGTGACGCTTCATCTAGCCGATGATCCAATTTTGCCTTTTAACTATGTTTCATATGCTACTGAATTACTG GAGTACGAAAATGTCTTAAACAACTTGTTAGAGGGAAACGTATCATCACAACCCATAGCCGCTGCCATCGAAGAATTTGCTCATGCTGCTGCGGACTCTGAGGGGGAAGCCAAG AAACTTAGAGGGGATCAGAGCCTGGATGACTTTTCTATACTGCGGAGGCGCATATTGAATGATCGACTAATGCTCGCTGAAAGAGGATTTACAGACTCAGAAGGGCTCACCGGACGGCAATGGTTCAAACATCTT GTTTATGGACCTCGTGGTGATCCCGAAAGCAAGATTTCGTTCTTTCCGGGAATAGCAGATGCAATATCTCCGAGGACGAAGGAAGAAAAGAGGGAGGCAATACTTAGGCATGAGATATGGAGAGTTGCAAGGGCCATTCAAAGAGCTGCGTATACTTTGAGAGGTGAATTAACTTAA
- the LOC142505341 gene encoding putative glutamate carboxypeptidase AMP1 isoform X2 gives MLIEGKTSCSFLFASTLILLTLYTTLYHQLRRLPSAATAPVSDRNTLHYRDAFTSAANNETVAAYLRDLTLHPHLAGTPLSLSTALYVYTHFQSHGLTTRFVNFSSLLSYPKHASLTAHFVDGTILSVSLEEPSVPQNGAMRPYHAYSPSGSAYGEAVFLNYGREQDYSELALLGVEVKDCVGILRRGGEMSRYEAVENAAAHGLAAVLMYTEGGDDRYREGVERGTVMNGLGDPLSPGWAGVEGGEKLGLKDPKVMEKFPGIPSLPVSEAAAESILISLEEAKVPYEWRKIFKSGGSTSTKVGPGPIMLNLTYEGEQKMTNIHNVFAVIRGTEEPDRFVLLGNHRDAWTYGAVDPNSGTAALLDIARRYALLMHSGWNPRRTIVLCSWDAEEFGMVGSTEWVEQNYANLGSKAVAYFNVDCAVQGSGLFVSATPQLDDLLVEVMKKIKDPDSENAFLYEQWMAANKGVNRLSRVDSDFAPFLQHVGIPSVDLYFGSDFPVYHTAFDSYSWMANFGDPSFQRHVAVAGVWGLVTLHLADDPILPFNYVSYATELLEYENVLNNLLEGNVSSQPIAAAIEEFAHAAADSEGEAKKLRGDQSLDDFSILRRRILNDRLMLAERGFTDSEGLTGRQWFKHLVYGPRGDPESKISFFPGIADAISPRTKEEKREAILRHEIWRVARAIQRAAYTLRGELT, from the exons ATGCTAATCGAAGGGAAAACCTCATGCTCTTTCCTCTTCGCCTCTACGCTCATCTTGCTCACCCTCTACACCACCTTATACCACCAGCTCCGCCGCCTTCCCTCTGCCGCAACTGCCCCTGTGAGTGACCGGAACACTCTCCACTACCGGGACGCATTTACTTCTGCCGCCAACAATGAAACCGTCGCCGCCTACCTCCGGGACCTCACCCTCCACCCCCACCTAGCAGGGACTCCTCTGTCCCTCTCCACCGCGCTTTACGTCTACACCCACTTCCAATCCCATGGCCTCACCACTCGTTTCGTCAACTTCTCCTCCCTCCTGTCATATCCTAAGCACGCGTCCCTCACCGCTCACTTTGTCGATGGAACCATTCTGTCTGTCTCTCTGGAAGAGCCTAGTGTCCCCCAAAATGGAGCTATGAGGCCGTACCACGCCTACTCCCCCTCCGGTTCAGCTTATGGTGAGGCTGTTTTCCTCAACTACGGCCGGGAGCAGGACTACAGCGAGCTAGCTTTGCTCGGGGTGGAGGTTAAGGACTGCGTGGGGATTTTACGCCGGGGTGGAGAGATGTCGAGGTATGAGGCTGTGGAGAATGCGGCGGCGCACGGGTTGGCAGCGGTGCTGATGTACACCGAGGGTGGTGATGATAGGTATAGAGAAGGGGTGGAGAGGGGGACTGTTATGAATGGGTTGGGGGACCCACTTAGCCCCGGGTGGGCCGGAGTTGAAGGTGGTGAGAAACTTGGCTTAAAGGATCCGAAGGTGATGGAGAAATTTCCGGGAATCCCTTCACTACCGGTGTCGGAGGCTGCGGCGGAGAGTATATTAATATCATTGGAGGAGGCTAAAGTGCCGTATGAGTGGAGGAAGATTTTCAAGAGTGGCGGTAGCACAAGTACTAAGGTGGGACCCGGCCCGATTATGCTCAATTTGACGTATGAG GGTGAACAAAAGATGACAAACATCCATAATGTTTTTGCAGTAATAAGGGGTACAGAAGAGCCAGATCGTTTTGTGCTTCTTGGAAACCATAGAGATGCATGGACTTATGGTGCTGTCGACCCAAATAGCGGAACAGCTGCTCTACTTGACATTGCCCGTCGATATGCTCTTCTTATGCATTCAGGTTGGAATCCTAGGAGAACAATCGTTCTTTGCAGCTGGGATGCAGAAGAGTTTGGAATG GTAGGATCAACTGAGTGGGTTGAACAAAACTATGCAAATCTTGGTTCAAAAGCAGTGgcttattttaatgttgactgtGCGGTTCAAGGGTCTGGTTTATTTGTTAGTGCAACTCCTCAGCTAGATGATCTTCTTGTCGAGGTTATGAAGAAG ATTAAGGATCCTGACTCAGAGAATGCATTTTTATATGAACAATGGATGGCTGCCAACAAAGGCGTCAAC AGACTGAGCAGAGTTGATTCAGATTTTGCTCCATTTTTGCAACACGTGGGGATTCCTTCAGTTGATTTATACTTCGGAAGTG ATTTTCCTGTCTATCACACAGCTTTTGACTCCTATAGTTGGATGGCGAACTTTGGGGATCCCTCATTTCAACGGCACGTAGCAG TGGCAGGAGTGTGGGGCCTAGTGACGCTTCATCTAGCCGATGATCCAATTTTGCCTTTTAACTATGTTTCATATGCTACTGAATTACTG GAGTACGAAAATGTCTTAAACAACTTGTTAGAGGGAAACGTATCATCACAACCCATAGCCGCTGCCATCGAAGAATTTGCTCATGCTGCTGCGGACTCTGAGGGGGAAGCCAAG AAACTTAGAGGGGATCAGAGCCTGGATGACTTTTCTATACTGCGGAGGCGCATATTGAATGATCGACTAATGCTCGCTGAAAGAGGATTTACAGACTCAGAAGGGCTCACCGGACGGCAATGGTTCAAACATCTT GTTTATGGACCTCGTGGTGATCCCGAAAGCAAGATTTCGTTCTTTCCGGGAATAGCAGATGCAATATCTCCGAGGACGAAGGAAGAAAAGAGGGAGGCAATACTTAGGCATGAGATATGGAGAGTTGCAAGGGCCATTCAAAGAGCTGCGTATACTTTGAGAGGTGAATTAACTTAA
- the LOC142505341 gene encoding putative glutamate carboxypeptidase AMP1 isoform X3, translating into MLIEGKTSCSFLFASTLILLTLYTTLYHQLRRLPSAATAPVSDRNTLHYRDAFTSAANNETVAAYLRDLTLHPHLAGTPLSLSTALYVYTHFQSHGLTTRFVNFSSLLSYPKHASLTAHFVDGTILSVSLEEPSVPQNGAMRPYHAYSPSGSAYGEAVFLNYGREQDYSELALLGVEVKDCVGILRRGGEMSRYEAVENAAAHGLAAVLMYTEGGDDRYREGVERGTVMNGLGDPLSPGWAGVEGGEKLGLKDPKVMEKFPGIPSLPVSEAAAESILISLEEAKVPYEWRKIFKSGGSTSTKVGPGPIMLNLTYEGEQKMTNIHNVFAVIRGTEEPDRFVLLGNHRDAWTYGAVDPNSGTAALLDIARRYALLMHSGWNPRRTIVLCSWDAEEFGMVGSTEWVEQNYANLGSKAVAYFNVDCAVQGSGLFVSATPQLDDLLVEVMKKIKDPDSENAFLYEQWMAANKGVNIQRLSRVDSDFAPFLQHVGIPSVDLYFGSDFPVYHTAFDSYSWMANFGDPSFQRHVAVAGVWGLVTLHLADDPILPFNYVSYATELLEYENVLNNLLEGNVSSQPIAAAIEEFAHAAADSEGEAKKLRGDQSLDDFSILRRRILNDRLMLAERGFTDSEGLTGRQWFKHLVRTHFKC; encoded by the exons ATGCTAATCGAAGGGAAAACCTCATGCTCTTTCCTCTTCGCCTCTACGCTCATCTTGCTCACCCTCTACACCACCTTATACCACCAGCTCCGCCGCCTTCCCTCTGCCGCAACTGCCCCTGTGAGTGACCGGAACACTCTCCACTACCGGGACGCATTTACTTCTGCCGCCAACAATGAAACCGTCGCCGCCTACCTCCGGGACCTCACCCTCCACCCCCACCTAGCAGGGACTCCTCTGTCCCTCTCCACCGCGCTTTACGTCTACACCCACTTCCAATCCCATGGCCTCACCACTCGTTTCGTCAACTTCTCCTCCCTCCTGTCATATCCTAAGCACGCGTCCCTCACCGCTCACTTTGTCGATGGAACCATTCTGTCTGTCTCTCTGGAAGAGCCTAGTGTCCCCCAAAATGGAGCTATGAGGCCGTACCACGCCTACTCCCCCTCCGGTTCAGCTTATGGTGAGGCTGTTTTCCTCAACTACGGCCGGGAGCAGGACTACAGCGAGCTAGCTTTGCTCGGGGTGGAGGTTAAGGACTGCGTGGGGATTTTACGCCGGGGTGGAGAGATGTCGAGGTATGAGGCTGTGGAGAATGCGGCGGCGCACGGGTTGGCAGCGGTGCTGATGTACACCGAGGGTGGTGATGATAGGTATAGAGAAGGGGTGGAGAGGGGGACTGTTATGAATGGGTTGGGGGACCCACTTAGCCCCGGGTGGGCCGGAGTTGAAGGTGGTGAGAAACTTGGCTTAAAGGATCCGAAGGTGATGGAGAAATTTCCGGGAATCCCTTCACTACCGGTGTCGGAGGCTGCGGCGGAGAGTATATTAATATCATTGGAGGAGGCTAAAGTGCCGTATGAGTGGAGGAAGATTTTCAAGAGTGGCGGTAGCACAAGTACTAAGGTGGGACCCGGCCCGATTATGCTCAATTTGACGTATGAG GGTGAACAAAAGATGACAAACATCCATAATGTTTTTGCAGTAATAAGGGGTACAGAAGAGCCAGATCGTTTTGTGCTTCTTGGAAACCATAGAGATGCATGGACTTATGGTGCTGTCGACCCAAATAGCGGAACAGCTGCTCTACTTGACATTGCCCGTCGATATGCTCTTCTTATGCATTCAGGTTGGAATCCTAGGAGAACAATCGTTCTTTGCAGCTGGGATGCAGAAGAGTTTGGAATG GTAGGATCAACTGAGTGGGTTGAACAAAACTATGCAAATCTTGGTTCAAAAGCAGTGgcttattttaatgttgactgtGCGGTTCAAGGGTCTGGTTTATTTGTTAGTGCAACTCCTCAGCTAGATGATCTTCTTGTCGAGGTTATGAAGAAG ATTAAGGATCCTGACTCAGAGAATGCATTTTTATATGAACAATGGATGGCTGCCAACAAAGGCGTCAAC ATTCAGAGACTGAGCAGAGTTGATTCAGATTTTGCTCCATTTTTGCAACACGTGGGGATTCCTTCAGTTGATTTATACTTCGGAAGTG ATTTTCCTGTCTATCACACAGCTTTTGACTCCTATAGTTGGATGGCGAACTTTGGGGATCCCTCATTTCAACGGCACGTAGCAG TGGCAGGAGTGTGGGGCCTAGTGACGCTTCATCTAGCCGATGATCCAATTTTGCCTTTTAACTATGTTTCATATGCTACTGAATTACTG GAGTACGAAAATGTCTTAAACAACTTGTTAGAGGGAAACGTATCATCACAACCCATAGCCGCTGCCATCGAAGAATTTGCTCATGCTGCTGCGGACTCTGAGGGGGAAGCCAAG AAACTTAGAGGGGATCAGAGCCTGGATGACTTTTCTATACTGCGGAGGCGCATATTGAATGATCGACTAATGCTCGCTGAAAGAGGATTTACAGACTCAGAAGGGCTCACCGGACGGCAATGGTTCAAACATCTTGTGAGAACACACTTCAAATGCTGA
- the LOC142505341 gene encoding putative glutamate carboxypeptidase AMP1 isoform X4 → MLIEGKTSCSFLFASTLILLTLYTTLYHQLRRLPSAATAPVSDRNTLHYRDAFTSAANNETVAAYLRDLTLHPHLAGTPLSLSTALYVYTHFQSHGLTTRFVNFSSLLSYPKHASLTAHFVDGTILSVSLEEPSVPQNGAMRPYHAYSPSGSAYGEAVFLNYGREQDYSELALLGVEVKDCVGILRRGGEMSRYEAVENAAAHGLAAVLMYTEGGDDRYREGVERGTVMNGLGDPLSPGWAGVEGGEKLGLKDPKVMEKFPGIPSLPVSEAAAESILISLEEAKVPYEWRKIFKSGGSTSTKVGPGPIMLNLTYEGEQKMTNIHNVFAVIRGTEEPDRFVLLGNHRDAWTYGAVDPNSGTAALLDIARRYALLMHSGWNPRRTIVLCSWDAEEFGMVGSTEWVEQNYANLGSKAVAYFNVDCAVQGSGLFVSATPQLDDLLVEVMKKIKDPDSENAFLYEQWMAANKGVNIQRLSRVDSDFAPFLQHVGIPSVDLYFGSDFPVYHTAFDSYSWMANFGDPSFQRHVAGVRKCLKQLVRGKRIITTHSRCHRRICSCCCGL, encoded by the exons ATGCTAATCGAAGGGAAAACCTCATGCTCTTTCCTCTTCGCCTCTACGCTCATCTTGCTCACCCTCTACACCACCTTATACCACCAGCTCCGCCGCCTTCCCTCTGCCGCAACTGCCCCTGTGAGTGACCGGAACACTCTCCACTACCGGGACGCATTTACTTCTGCCGCCAACAATGAAACCGTCGCCGCCTACCTCCGGGACCTCACCCTCCACCCCCACCTAGCAGGGACTCCTCTGTCCCTCTCCACCGCGCTTTACGTCTACACCCACTTCCAATCCCATGGCCTCACCACTCGTTTCGTCAACTTCTCCTCCCTCCTGTCATATCCTAAGCACGCGTCCCTCACCGCTCACTTTGTCGATGGAACCATTCTGTCTGTCTCTCTGGAAGAGCCTAGTGTCCCCCAAAATGGAGCTATGAGGCCGTACCACGCCTACTCCCCCTCCGGTTCAGCTTATGGTGAGGCTGTTTTCCTCAACTACGGCCGGGAGCAGGACTACAGCGAGCTAGCTTTGCTCGGGGTGGAGGTTAAGGACTGCGTGGGGATTTTACGCCGGGGTGGAGAGATGTCGAGGTATGAGGCTGTGGAGAATGCGGCGGCGCACGGGTTGGCAGCGGTGCTGATGTACACCGAGGGTGGTGATGATAGGTATAGAGAAGGGGTGGAGAGGGGGACTGTTATGAATGGGTTGGGGGACCCACTTAGCCCCGGGTGGGCCGGAGTTGAAGGTGGTGAGAAACTTGGCTTAAAGGATCCGAAGGTGATGGAGAAATTTCCGGGAATCCCTTCACTACCGGTGTCGGAGGCTGCGGCGGAGAGTATATTAATATCATTGGAGGAGGCTAAAGTGCCGTATGAGTGGAGGAAGATTTTCAAGAGTGGCGGTAGCACAAGTACTAAGGTGGGACCCGGCCCGATTATGCTCAATTTGACGTATGAG GGTGAACAAAAGATGACAAACATCCATAATGTTTTTGCAGTAATAAGGGGTACAGAAGAGCCAGATCGTTTTGTGCTTCTTGGAAACCATAGAGATGCATGGACTTATGGTGCTGTCGACCCAAATAGCGGAACAGCTGCTCTACTTGACATTGCCCGTCGATATGCTCTTCTTATGCATTCAGGTTGGAATCCTAGGAGAACAATCGTTCTTTGCAGCTGGGATGCAGAAGAGTTTGGAATG GTAGGATCAACTGAGTGGGTTGAACAAAACTATGCAAATCTTGGTTCAAAAGCAGTGgcttattttaatgttgactgtGCGGTTCAAGGGTCTGGTTTATTTGTTAGTGCAACTCCTCAGCTAGATGATCTTCTTGTCGAGGTTATGAAGAAG ATTAAGGATCCTGACTCAGAGAATGCATTTTTATATGAACAATGGATGGCTGCCAACAAAGGCGTCAAC ATTCAGAGACTGAGCAGAGTTGATTCAGATTTTGCTCCATTTTTGCAACACGTGGGGATTCCTTCAGTTGATTTATACTTCGGAAGTG ATTTTCCTGTCTATCACACAGCTTTTGACTCCTATAGTTGGATGGCGAACTTTGGGGATCCCTCATTTCAACGGCACGTAGCAG GAGTACGAAAATGTCTTAAACAACTTGTTAGAGGGAAACGTATCATCACAACCCATAGCCGCTGCCATCGAAGAATTTGCTCATGCTGCTGCGGACTCTGA